TTGAGTGCCTCGGCGACGGCCTCGTCGTCGATGTGGCCGACGCAATCCACGAAGAACAGATAGGTGCCAAGTTCGGTACGGGTGGGCCGGGATTCAATCCGAGTGAGATCGATGCCGCGGATGCCGAACTCGGCCAGCGCAGCTACCAGCGCACCGGGCTGGTTGTCGATGCGCAGCACTGCAGACGTGCGATCGGCTCCGGTGCGCGCCGGAGGCGGCCCGGGCCGACCAACCAGGACGAAGCGGGTGCGGGCATTGGATTCGTCAACGACACCGTCGGCCAGGGCCGCCAATCCCCAACGAGCGGCCGCCAGCGGCGAGGTCACCGCGGCGTCAACCAAGCCGTCAGCCACCTGCCGGGCCGCGTCCGCGTTGGAATAAGCCGGCCGCAGGTCGGCGGCGGGAAGATGGGCCGCCAACCACTGCCGCACCTGTGCAGCCGCCACCGGAAAGGCCGCCAGGGTCCGCACGTCCGCGGCGTTGCGCCCGGGTTTGACCACGATGCTGAACGTCACGTCCAGCGTTGTCTCGGCGAACACCTGCAGGCGCACACCGATGGCCAGGCTATCCAAAGTAGGCAGCACGGAACCGTCGATCGAGTTCTCGATCGGCACGCACGCATAATCCGCACCGCCGTCGCGGACCGCAGCCAGTGCTGCGGGCGCGCTCTCGACCGGCATCCGCTGCAGTGCATCGGGCCCGGTCTCGGGAACTAGGCCGGCGGCCACCATCCGGACCAGGGCTGCCTCGGTGAATGTCCCTTCCGGACCGAGGTAAGCGATACGCACCACGCTCACAACCCTAACGACGCAAAGCCGACCGCCAACTCTTGCGACCAGACCGTGCATTAGTTAACTTAGGCTTACCTAAACACAGGAGGTCGTGGATGCCGCCGCTCACCAGTCTCGCGCCGACTACTGCCGAGCGAATTCGCAGCGCCTGCGCGCGGGCCGGGGGCGCCTTGCTGGTGGTTGAGCGGGAGGATCCGGTCCCCGTGCCCATACACCATTTGTTGTACGACGGGTCCTTCGCCGTGGCGGTTCCGGTCGATCGTGGCGAGGTGTCCGGTTCGCAAGCGCTGCTGGAGTTGACTGACTATGCGCCGCTGCCGGTGCGTGAACCCGTCCGTTCGCTGGTGTGGATCCGCGGCTGCCTCCACCAGATCCCGCCCGCAGAGCTGGTTGAGACCCTGGACCTGATCGCCACCGATAATCCGAATCCGGCCCTGCTACAAGTCGAGACCCCGAGGCCCGGGCCGGCCGATGCGGCGGAGACCCGGTATACCATGCAGCGGCTGGAGATCGAATCCGTAGTGGTGACCGACGCCACCGGCGCCGAACCCGTTACCGTGGCGGACCTGCTCGCGGCCCGACCCGATCCGTTTTGTGAAATCGAATCAACCTTGCTCTGGCACCTAGCCACCGCCCATGACGATGTGGTCGCGCGGCTGGTATCCAGGCTGCCGGCACCGCTACGACGCGGACAGATCCGCCCCCTCGGTCTCGATCGGTACGGCGTCCGGTTTCGCATTGAAGCTCGCGACGGAGACCGCGACATCCGACTGCCGTTCCATAAGCCGGTGGACGACATGACCGGGCTAAGCCAGGCCATCCGGGTGCTCATGGGTTGCCCGTTCCGCAACGGGCTGCGCGCCCGCAGGTAGCAGGCACAGCCGCCGCTCGGCCGCGTTGGCCGGCTGCATCCAAAGGTTCAGCCACGTACGTTGTCTAGGTCCGGGGTTGGCATCCGACAACCCGACGACACTGATATCGATCCCGCGTGACTCTTATGTACCGATCCCTGGCCACGGCCGGGACAAAATCAACGCCGCGTTCGCGCTGGGCGGGGGGCGGCTGCTGACCCAAACGGTCGAGTTGGCTACTGGCCTGCACCTGGATCACTATGCCGAGGTCGGATTCAGCGAGTTCGCCGACCTCGTCGACGCCTTCGATCCGTTGGCCGGCGTCGATCTACCGGCAGGCTGCCAAACACTTGACGGACGTGCAGCGCTGGGCTACGTCCGGACTCGGGCCACACCACGGGCCGATCTAGAGGGCTCCGACGTGCCGGTGCCAGCCGCCGCGTTCGAAACACAGCCCTAACGACACGCTGCCGAATATGACCCGTGTCGGAAATTAGGGCGACAAGAGTAATGCGGCTCAACATAGCCTTGCTTTACTTAGGCAAACCTGCCTTCAACCAGGAGGTTATTATCATCCTGTGGTAACTAGGAAAGCCTTTCCTGAGTAAGTATTGCCTTCGTTGCATACCGCCCTTTACCTGCGTTAATCTGCATTTTATGACAGAATACGAAGGGCCTAAGACAAAATTCCACGCGTTAATGCAGGAACAGATTCATAACGAATTCACAGCGGCACAACAATATGTCGCGATCGCGGTTTATTTCGACAGCGAAGACCTGCCGCAGTTGGCGAAGCATTTTTACAGCCAAGCGGTCGAGGAACGAAACCATGCAATGATGCTCGTGCAACACCTGCTCGACCGCGACCTTCGTGTCGAAATTCCCGGCGTAGACACGGTGCGAAACCAGTTCGACAGACCCCGCGAGGCACTGGCGCTGGCGCTCGATCAGGAACGCACAGTCACCGACCAGGTCGGTCGGCTGACAGCGGTGGCCCGCGACGAGGGCGATTTCCTCGGCGAGCAGTTCATGCAGTGGTTCTTGCAGGAACAGATCGAAGAGGTGGCCTTGATGGCAACCCTGGTGCGGGTTGCCGATCGGGCCGGGGCCAACCTGTTCGAGCTAGAGAACTTCGTCGCACGTGAAGTGGATGTGGCGCCGGCCGCATCAGGCGCCCCGCACGCTGCCGGGGGCCGCCTCTAGATCCCTGGCGGGGATCAGCGAGTGGTCCCGTTCGCCCGCCCGTCTTCCAGCCAGGCCTTGGTGCGGCCGGGGTGGTGAGTACCAATCCAGGCCACCCCGACCTCCCGGCAAAAGTCGATGTCCTCGTACTCATCGACGTTCCAGCAGTACACCGCCCGGCCCTGAGCTGCCGAGCGGTCAACGAGTTGCGGATATTCCTTTAACGCAGGCAGTGAGGGTCCCACGGCGGTTGCCCCGACCGCCGTGGCCGCACTGCTGGTCAGGTATCGGGGGGTCTTGCCGAGCAACACCGTCGGCAGCAGCGGTGCAGCCCGCCGGATCCGCCAGACCGCGGCGGCCGAAAACGACATCACCACCGCACGGGATCGATCTGCGGAGGCGGGTGCGGCAATACCGAACCGGTGTAGCAGCGCCAGCAGCTTGTTTTCCACCAGCGAGCCGTATCGGACGGGATGCTTGGTCTCGACGAAGATCTTCACCGGCCGGTGCCAGTCCAAAACCAGCGAAACAAGCGCGTCCAGGGTCAGCAGACTGGTGTCGCCGTGCGAACCGTCGGGGCGCCAGCTGTCGTGCCACGCGCCGTACTCCAGCTCGCGTAGCTGGGCCAGCGTCATCGTGCTGACCAAGCCGGCTCCCGTCGAGGTTCGGTCCAGGCGGCGGTCATGCACACAGACCAGATGCCCGTCCCGGGTCAACCGCACATCACATTCCACGCCGTCGGCGCCCTCTTTGAGCGCCAGGTCGTAGGCGGCAAGGGTATGCTCCGGCCGAGCCGCCGACGCACCACGGTGAGCAACCACAAAGGGATGTCCGGCGAGCACCTCGTCGGCCCATGTCATGTCCACTATGCTGCCGGTTCCTGCCCGTCCAACTCAACCGCAACAGAAGATGCCGGCGCGGAACGCCCGTCTGTGTTCACCACCACCCAGCGATGCGCTGGGCGTTCGACCGGCTTTTGCTCGAACCCCTCGAAGACCCGCGCAGCAGCGGCCACCGCGGCCGCCGCACACAGATACGCCAGCACCATCATGGTGGTGTTGTTGGCGATGCCCTGAGCGTCGGTGACCCAGCTGGTGGCGAACGCGAACATCGATATCGCGTTGCTGACGATCCACACGATCCACCACACCACGATCGGCCTGCGCAGCCGCGTGTAGCGGTCCTCGACCAGCGCCAACTCGATGACGTACAGCGGAGCCCACAGCAGATTGACCATCGGCAATAGGCAGCCGGCCCATAACTCACGGGCGGAACGCCGCTCCGGCAAGCCTTGATGCATAAACGCGGCGGCCCGACGGGCGACCAGCCACCGGACCAACAGGACAATGGTAGTGCCGGCCGCCGCAATCGCCGCCAAGCTGACCAAAACCCCCAGCCAGACCGAGGCGCTGGCCACCACCGAGTTCAACAATGTGTTTCGGTTGATGACCAGCAACACATACCGCACCACAAACACCACGACCGCGATGCTGAACACCAGCAGGCTCACCAACAGCGTGGTGCGCACCGCCGCCGGCGATGGCCCTGCTTTCGCCGAGGCCGGCACGGGAGCCTGGTCGACATGGTCGGTTAGCCCCCACCGCGGTATCCCGGCGTAGCGGGGAGTAGGCCCACGTAACCGTGGGCCGTGCCGTGGCGGCGGTGCCGCCCCGGGTCGCACCGCTATCCACCGAAAACCTGGGGGAAGCCGCGGCGGTGTGCGCCGCGTGTCGGAGGCCGTCGGCACCTGCGGGCGCGCCGGTGTACGCCAGCGCGCCTCGGCCGGCATATCCGCCAACGGCGCCAGCAACATCCCCCGACAGCGTGGACACCACACGCGTTGCCGCTCACGGACGTTCCAGCCAGTTCCGCACTGGGAGCACACTTGGATCACCAGACCAGCCTAGTGACTTCTCCGCCCCGCACCGGTACGGCATTGTCCGCGCCGTCAACAGGCGTTGAGGCAGGCTTCCGCGCTGGATTGGGCGCGCCCGGTCGCGGCACGTCCAGCACGACACAGCTACCTACGACTATCCACAGTTTCCACAGCTTTATCCACAGCGGTAAGAATCCGACGAATGGCGTTAACACCGGCTCCATCCGTCAGCCAGGCCCACAACTGTGGATAACAGCGCCCGTCAATGCGTTCTCATCGACAGCCTGGCAGGTACCCGAGCGAAATGGATTGTCGCACTAAGCATCCACATCTGCCCCGGCTGCACCTAGCAGCCTGCCCGCCCGGGCCCGGCCTGCTCCTGCGATCGTCAAACCACACATTTCGCGGCGCTGCCGGCGCAGTATCCGGACGTCTTGTGGCGCTGCGAGGTACCAATTTTTCCCCACCATTCACCAGGAGTTATTATCGCGTGCACGACACTTCGTTGTGACTTACCTCACCGTCGTGAGGTGAGCATGCAGGTGAAAGGCGACTGATGGCCACACACTCGTACGGCCCAGGGTCTACAACGCCGCCGAACTCTGGCTCGCCGGAGTGGAACCACGCCTACGGCATTGCCGCTTTGCGGGCCGCCCTGATCGCTCTGGCGTTACTGGCGATTCTGGCCGTCATCGCTTTGGTTTGAGTCCCCGGCCACTCGGGTGGCACCGAGTCGGTCCGGACGCCCTGGTCAGAACCGGTTCTCGGATTTGGGTAACCCCCCTTGTGTCACTGCCGTTTCGGTGGTCACAGCACGGCAATTGTTGTGGGTGGCCTTTCATAGAACTGCGACATGGATTACCGCGGTCGTGAGGAAATCGTCGAGGCTGGTTGCACCCCCACGGAGCCAGCCAGAAATTCTGTAGATCAGAGTTGGCTTGATTATGAATCATGCTCTAGCACAGGGCAACTCGTGAGTGTGTTGAACACTACCGTCCTGTTCTGCGTTCCGGCACTCGAATAACCTCCCGTCCCACTCGAAATATTGCGCAGCCTAAGATAAATCAGCTTCATAGCCGAATCCTTGCCTGGCAAAAGGACCGCGGTTATTGATTAACTTGCGCAGCTCGATCGGATAGTCCAGGAATGGCACGAATTCCGGCTACGCATGCGCCCAGACAAAATTCCTTGAGCGCGAGCTCGGCGGCCTCCACGGTGACGGCGCCATGAATCCCGGCATCGACGAGACGCCCCGGGCTGTCTTGGATCGGCCGGCCCGAGGCGTCTTTGCGCCCGTCAAGGTCCACCCTGATAGCCAAATGCGCCAGCTGGCGGCAACCACCCCGTTGTCTTCGATCCGCAGCCGTAAACCGTCGTTCGTCGGCGCCCGTCGCCCAACGTGAACTGAGGGCGGAGAATCGGCCGGAATCTCGCCCTCAGTTCACGCTCGGCGCCGTTTGGCCTCACCCAGTCAATGTGATCTGTGCGGGCGGGCGTTGGCGCGTAGCGAACCCCAGTGGCGCCGGCCCGCCAAGCACGCCCCGGCGCGGCCAGCTCATCAGCGGCTACGCAAGCGCAACGGCGCCCGCGATGGGCTGTGGAAGAACCCGGAGGATCTCACCGAACACCAGAATGCCAAGCTGTCGCGCTCATCTACTCAAAGAAGGCCTACGGCACCTGTTTTCGGTCAAAGGCGAAGAGAGTAAGCAGGCACTGGACCGGTTGATCTTCTAGGCGCGGCCCCGAGTGAGCATACTTTGGTGGCTTGTATCTCTTGTAGTGCCGCTTTGACGGGGTGGTGGTCAGGTACGGTGGCCTCGGGAGAGGCTGGAGGGCTCGACGTTTTCGGCTGAGTGTCTGGGCCCGTGAAAGAGATCGTCTGCTCCAGCTTTGTCTCCTGAACTGACCCGGTTTAGGGAATTGGTGGCCAGGTTGCGGAAGTGCGCAGCATCGACGTGTACCTGGGTGAGGCATCGAATCATCGACAAGCACCGGAGCCGCGCGTGAACTCCCGCCGCGTTGTGGTCGGGGATGATGTGGGAGACCGGCCGGCAGTGCTGTGTACGAAGGTTCTCCCACCGCAACGAGTTCACGCACGACGGTCGGCTGGGTGGGCCCTGGAATACGTGAACTCTTCATCAACACAACATGATTGACGATGAAGGGGAGAACCTCCATGCACAACAACGCTAACCCGTGACTGCCGAGAATCCAGGACGGAGCAGGCGGACGCTGGTCGGAATCGACGCGGCGATCACGGCCTGTCACCACATCGCGATCCGCGATGATGTCGGTGCGAGGTCGATTCGATTCAGTGTCGAACCCACGCTGGCCGGACTGCGCACCCTCACCGACAAGCTCAGCGGTTACGACGATATCGACGCCACCGTGGAACCGACCTCGATGACGTGGCTGCCGCTCACGATCGCTGTCGAGAATGCCGGTGACACCATGCACATGGCCGGCGCGCGGCATTGCGCCCGGCTGCGGGGTGCGATCGTGGGCAAGAGCAAGTCCGACGTCATCGACGCCGAGGTTCTCACCCGCGCCAGCGAGGTGTTCGACCTGACGCCGCTGACACTGCCGACGCCCGCGCAGTTGGCGTTACGTCGATCGGTGATCCGACGTGCCGGCGCAGTGATTGACGCGAACCGGTCCTGGCGTCGGTTGATGTCGTTGGCGCGGTAGGCGTTCCCCGATGTGTGGACCGCGTTCGCCGGGTCGTTACCGACCGCGACAGCGGTGCTGGGGCGTTGGCCCGACATCCGCTTGCTGGCCGGCGCACCGACCCGCAACTGGCGGCGTTCTACCACCGGCTGATGACCACCCAGAGGCATTGCCACACCCAGGCCACCATCGCCGTAGCCCGCAAGCTGGCCGAACGCACCCGGGTGACGATCACCACCGGCCGCCCCTACCAGCTGCGCGACACCAACGGCGACCCTGTCACCGCCCGCGGCGCGAAAGAACTGATCGACGCCCACTACCACGTCGACACCAGGACCCACCCACACAACCGCGCCCACACTGACACCATGCAGAACTCGAAACCGGCACGCTGAACACCACTGTCGGCAGGGGATCCGGTTGCACACGCAACGGTCACTTGAGGCGATCGTCTCCATTCCTGGCTCCTTGCCGCCCATTGTTGTCGGCGAGCAAGGAGTCACAGTGGAGTCCCCGCAGCGTAGCGAGGAAAACCGACCTTGACGCCCGACGAGCGGCAACGAGAACCGGCAACGAGGAATGGTCTTCGACAAGCCCACCGTGAGTTGTCTATCGGTTTCTCATTTTCAGCGTCTTTTCAGAGTCGCGCAACACAATCCGATGCCCGTCGAGATCCGTCGCGACTACACACACACCCAGCATCTCGACCATCGCGACTCCGGCCGACGACGGCTAACGAGCAGCTTCGCCCCACCCGCCCCCGCAGCAACAACACAACGGCACGGCAGCAGCTGATCACTGCCCAAAACACGCACCCACATCAGATGCAGAACCCCTTGACAACCAATAGGGAATCTCTTCACGAATGAGGGGGCAGTTGGGGTTTGAATCCGCCGGTTTCCAGTAGGTATCTGTCGGCTTAGTTGGTGAGATTGCGAAAGCCGAGGGTCGATCCCCGGAGGTGCTCGACGCGGCCGCTGATCGCTTCGGTCGGCGGGTTGACCGTGGTCACTGTTTTGGGCGTCGATCCACTGCGGGAATTCCCACTACCACGTCCGGCCGGATCACCGGCGACTCGCGGTGCACGGCCCGCTCCAGCACCTCCTTGGTCAATTCGTTAGCCGTCCCCGCCAACTGCCCAGCCGTCGACTTCTTCTTGCCCACCCACCCCATAGACCTTCGCCACACAGCGCCTTCCGTCCACCCAACAGCGGTCCGATGACGGACCCCCGACGGGGACTTCAGCGACCAGGAACGCGCCCATAGACGTGGTATCAGCCTGGGGGCGTCCTGGTAGCCTATGCCGTCCGCCCTGGGGCATCGACCCCAAGGTCGTTGTTGCGACGCGAGCGGTCATGGAGCAGGGTTGACTTGTCAAGCTAGAGCCAGCCCATCGCGTGGGAGGCACCCGCGCGAAAAGAAACATCGGACGATCATTTCATCGAAGGAAGGAATGCCGTGGCCGAATACACCTTGCCAGACCTGGACTGGGACTACGGAGCACTGGAACCGCACATCTCGGGTCAGATCAACGAGCTTCACCACAGCAAGCACCACGCCACCTACGTAAAGGGCGCCAATGACGCCGTCGCCAAACTCGAAGAGGCGCGCGCCAAGGAAGATCACTCAGCGATCTTGCTGAACGAAAAGAATCTAGCTTTCAACCTCGCCGGCCACGTCAATCACACCATCTGGTGGAAGAACCTGTCGCCTAACGGTGGTGACAAGCCCACCGGCGAACTCGCCGCAGCCATCGCCGACGCGTTCGGTTCGTTCGACAAGTTCCGTGCGCAGTTCCACGCGGCCGCTACCACCGTGCAGGGGTCGGGCTGGGCGGCACTGGGCTGGGACACACTCGGCAACAAGCTGCTGATATTCCAGGTTTACGACCACCAGACGAACTTCCCGCTAGGCATTGTTCCGCTGCTGCTGCTCGACATGTGGGAACACGCCTTCTACCTGCAGTACAAGAACGTCAAAGTCGACTTTGCCAAGGCGTTTTGGAACGTCGTGAACTGGGCCGATGTGCAGTCACGGTATGCGGCCGCGACCTCGCAGACCAAGGGGTTGATATTCGGCTGACCCCGCTGCCGCAAGCGTCGGGCTCAGTATTCCGGAGTCGCGCATCACCATCGCCCTTATCCTGGCCTTATATTGCAGCTTTGTGAACACGGCCGCGGTGGCCGTGTCGAGTTGCAGGGCGCGTAAACCACGCGCATGCTTGGTTACTCGAGCTACCATTTATTTCGAGCTACCAGCGTGGTTAGGACGGAGGCGTCGCGGAGGGGCGAGATGGGTACCGGGTCAGGTGGGCCTATTGGGGTTTCTCCCTTCCATTCGCGTGGTGCCCTGAAAGGGTTCGTGATCTCTGGACGTTGGCCTGATTCGACCAAAGAGTGGGCCCAGCTGCTGATGGTCGCAGTTCGGGTCGCGTCGTTGCCCGGCTTGCTCTCCACCACAACGGTGTTTGGTGCCCGCGAAGAGTTGCCCGACGAACCCGAGCCGGGGACCGTCGGTCTGGTGCTGGCCGAGGGCACCGTCTTCGGTGAATCAGCAATTCAGCCAGGATATTTCGCTGATCATCAACCCCCTGCATTGCTGATGCTGCATCCACCCTCGGAGACCACGCCGTCGCTGCCGGAATGCACCGGGGCGGCGTCAGGGTGCGTGCTGCTGCCGGGATTACCGTATCTGGGATTGGAACATCGTGCGGCTTGGGTGGAGGCTGAAGCCGACGGCACCATCACATCTATGGTGAGCCGGGTGGGCGTCGACCCGATAAGCCATCCCGACACCGCAATTCTGGCAATGCTGCTTGCAGCATAAGGAAATTCGAAGGAGTCTGTTCGGGCGGCGAATCGCCAAATACGGGTGGCCGAACTTGTCCGACATCCTGGTGCACACCAAATATGACCGCTAGCCTGGGGACGTTAGCGAAGGGGAGTAGTCCCGAATCGTCGAGTCGACATACTGGCGAAAAGCCCGGCTGGCGAACCGTTTGATACCAACGGTGGGCGAGACCTTCGACCGATGTTCGATGACCGACTGGTCGTCGACAACGCGTCGAAAGGTCGCCTGCCATGCTCGCCGCCACACTGCTAAGTCTGGGAGCCGTTTTCCTTGCTGAGCTCGGCGACAGATCCCAGCTCATCACGATGACCTACACACTTCGCTACCGCTGGTGGGTGGTGCTGACCGGGGTGGCGATCGCAGCGTTCACGGTGCACGGGGTAGCGGTGGCGATCGGCCACTTTTTGGGCTCGACCGTGCCGGCCCGGCCGGCCGCCTGCGTATCGGCGATCGCATTCCTGATCTTTGCCGTGTGGGTCTGGCGGGAGGACACGGCCAGCGACAGCGAAACCTCGCCAACCGCTGCCGAACCCCGACTCGCGCTGTTCACCGTGGTCTCGTCGTTCGCACTGGCTGAGCTGGGTGACAAGACAACGTTGGCGACGGTGACCTTGGCCAGCGATCACCACTGGGCCGGCGTATGGATCGGCACCACCCTGGGCATGATCCTGGCCGACGGCCTGGCGATCGGCGCAGGGCTGCTGCTGCACCGGCGCCTTCCGGAGCGGTTGCTGCAGGTCCTGACTGGCCTGCTGTTCCTGCTGTTCGGACTGTGGTTGCTGTTCGACGACGCGTTGGGCTTCAGATCGGTTGCCATCGCCGTGACAGCGGCGGTGGTGCTGGCCGCGGCAACTACGGCGGTATCGGTGCGGGTGGCGCAAACTCGTCGGCGGCGGCCAACCGCTGCTGCGACACCAGAAGATGACTCGACACGCCCCGAGCGGTCGTCGGTCGCGCCGGGCCATCCCGGGAGCATCTTGCTACCGCTTCCGGAAGTGTCTTTGCGGGGGCGCCGACCGCCCTCAGGGTCGCCTGACGAGCGCTGTGCGGACCCAGGCAGCAAAGGAGGCTCTCGGCGAATCTCCGTTGGCTGCTGGTTGCCCGGAGTCGGCCGCATCCGCCCGACACGGTCATCCTGATCTGCTCGCCGAACACGTGGGCGACGGACCAACGCGCGTGTTTTCATCGGATATTCTGCGGATAACCTGTGAAATCCGTTCGTCGTGTGGACACATCACCGAATCGGTTGGACCCTCATCGGGGGGGTCTTCGTTGACCCCTCACAACGTCAGCACCCAATCCGCTCAGGTTTGCACTTGGTTGTGGACACAACTGTCGCTACCATGATCAGCAAATACATACAGATAACCGTTTGCTCTTGGAGCCCGGTGGAGGTCACATCGATGAGCACGACGTTCGCTGCCCGCCTGAACCGCCTGTTCGACACGGTTTATCCGCCCGGACGCGGGCCACATACCTCCGCGGAGGTGATCGCGGCGCTCAAGGCAGAGGGCATCACGATGTCGGCTCCCTACCTATCACAGCTACGCTCAGGAAACCGTACGAACCCATCGGGGGCGACCATGGCCGCCCTGGCCAACTTCTTCCGCATCAAGGCGGCCTACTTCACCGACGACGAGTACTACGAAAAGCTCGACAAGGAATTGCAGTGGCTGTGCACGATGCGCGACGACGGCGTGCGCCGGATCGCGCAGCGGGCCCACGGGTTGCCCTCCGCGGCGCAGCAGAAGGTGTTGGACCGGATCG
Above is a window of Mycobacterium tuberculosis H37Rv DNA encoding:
- the pheA gene encoding prephenate dehydratase; this encodes MVRIAYLGPEGTFTEAALVRMVAAGLVPETGPDALQRMPVESAPAALAAVRDGGADYACVPIENSIDGSVLPTLDSLAIGVRLQVFAETTLDVTFSIVVKPGRNAADVRTLAAFPVAAAQVRQWLAAHLPAADLRPAYSNADAARQVADGLVDAAVTSPLAAARWGLAALADGVVDESNARTRFVLVGRPGPPPARTGADRTSAVLRIDNQPGALVAALAEFGIRGIDLTRIESRPTRTELGTYLFFVDCVGHIDDEAVAEALKAVHRRCADVRYLGSWPTGPAAGAQPPLVDEASRWLARLRAGKPEQTLVRPDDQGAQA
- a CDS encoding transcriptional regulator; protein product: MAGCIQRFSHVRCLGPGLASDNPTTLISIPRDSYVPIPGHGRDKINAAFALGGGRLLTQTVELATGLHLDHYAEVGFSEFADLVDAFDPLAGVDLPAGCQTLDGRAALGYVRTRATPRADLEGSDVPVPAAAFETQP
- the bfrB gene encoding bacterioferritin BfrB translates to MTEYEGPKTKFHALMQEQIHNEFTAAQQYVAIAVYFDSEDLPQLAKHFYSQAVEERNHAMMLVQHLLDRDLRVEIPGVDTVRNQFDRPREALALALDQERTVTDQVGRLTAVARDEGDFLGEQFMQWFLQEQIEEVALMATLVRVADRAGANLFELENFVAREVDVAPAASGAPHAAGGRL
- the glpQ1 gene encoding glycerophosphoryl diester phosphodiesterase (glycerophosphodiester phosphodiesterase), which codes for MTWADEVLAGHPFVVAHRGASAARPEHTLAAYDLALKEGADGVECDVRLTRDGHLVCVHDRRLDRTSTGAGLVSTMTLAQLRELEYGAWHDSWRPDGSHGDTSLLTLDALVSLVLDWHRPVKIFVETKHPVRYGSLVENKLLALLHRFGIAAPASADRSRAVVMSFSAAAVWRIRRAAPLLPTVLLGKTPRYLTSSAATAVGATAVGPSLPALKEYPQLVDRSAAQGRAVYCWNVDEYEDIDFCREVGVAWIGTHHPGRTKAWLEDGRANGTTR
- a CDS encoding transmembrane protein (A core mycobacterial gene; conserved in mycobacterial strains (See Marmiesse et al., 2004 PMID:14766927).), whose translation is MIQVCSQCGTGWNVRERQRVWCPRCRGMLLAPLADMPAEARWRTPARPQVPTASDTRRTPPRLPPGFRWIAVRPGAAPPPRHGPRLRGPTPRYAGIPRWGLTDHVDQAPVPASAKAGPSPAAVRTTLLVSLLVFSIAVVVFVVRYVLLVINRNTLLNSVVASASVWLGVLVSLAAIAAAGTTIVLLVRWLVARRAAAFMHQGLPERRSARELWAGCLLPMVNLLWAPLYVIELALVEDRYTRLRRPIVVWWIVWIVSNAISMFAFATSWVTDAQGIANNTTMMVLAYLCAAAAVAAAARVFEGFEQKPVERPAHRWVVVNTDGRSAPASSVAVELDGQEPAA
- a CDS encoding transposase; translation: MTAENPGRSRRTLVGIDAAITACHHIAIRDDVGARSIRFSVEPTLAGLRTLTDKLSGYDDIDATVEPTSMTWLPLTIAVENAGDTMHMAGARHCARLRGAIVGKSKSDVIDAEVLTRASEVFDLTPLTLPTPAQLALRRSVIRRAGAVIDANRSWRRLMSLAR
- the sodA gene encoding superoxide dismutase, translated to MAEYTLPDLDWDYGALEPHISGQINELHHSKHHATYVKGANDAVAKLEEARAKEDHSAILLNEKNLAFNLAGHVNHTIWWKNLSPNGGDKPTGELAAAIADAFGSFDKFRAQFHAAATTVQGSGWAALGWDTLGNKLLIFQVYDHQTNFPLGIVPLLLLDMWEHAFYLQYKNVKVDFAKAFWNVVNWADVQSRYAAATSQTKGLIFG
- a CDS encoding hypothetical protein (A core mycobacterial gene; conserved in mycobacterial strains (See Marmiesse et al., 2004 PMID:14766927).), with the protein product MGTGSGGPIGVSPFHSRGALKGFVISGRWPDSTKEWAQLLMVAVRVASLPGLLSTTTVFGAREELPDEPEPGTVGLVLAEGTVFGESAIQPGYFADHQPPALLMLHPPSETTPSLPECTGAASGCVLLPGLPYLGLEHRAAWVEAEADGTITSMVSRVGVDPISHPDTAILAMLLAA
- a CDS encoding transmembrane protein produces the protein MLAATLLSLGAVFLAELGDRSQLITMTYTLRYRWWVVLTGVAIAAFTVHGVAVAIGHFLGSTVPARPAACVSAIAFLIFAVWVWREDTASDSETSPTAAEPRLALFTVVSSFALAELGDKTTLATVTLASDHHWAGVWIGTTLGMILADGLAIGAGLLLHRRLPERLLQVLTGLLFLLFGLWLLFDDALGFRSVAIAVTAAVVLAAATTAVSVRVAQTRRRRPTAAATPEDDSTRPERSSVAPGHPGSILLPLPEVSLRGRRPPSGSPDERCADPGSKGGSRRISVGCWLPGVGRIRPTRSS
- the espR gene encoding ESX-1 transcriptional regulator EspR: MSTTFAARLNRLFDTVYPPGRGPHTSAEVIAALKAEGITMSAPYLSQLRSGNRTNPSGATMAALANFFRIKAAYFTDDEYYEKLDKELQWLCTMRDDGVRRIAQRAHGLPSAAQQKVLDRIDELRRAEGIDA